One window from the genome of Corvus moneduloides isolate bCorMon1 chromosome 9, bCorMon1.pri, whole genome shotgun sequence encodes:
- the S1PR1 gene encoding sphingosine 1-phosphate receptor 1, with translation MNSGTTAPQKVTSNPTNTDVNYVIKEHYNYTGKLNESVDTGIKVTSVVFIIICCFIILENIFVLLTIWKTKKFHRPMYYFIGNLALSDLLAGVAYTANLLLSGHKTYSLTPNQWFVREGTMFVALSASVFSLLAIAIERYITMLKMKLHNGSNSFRSFLLISACWVISAILGGLPIMGWNCKNLLSNCSTVLPLYHKHYILFCTTVFTGLLLSIVVLYCRIYSMVRTRSRRLTFRKNITKATRSSEKSLALLKTVIIVLSVFIACWAPLFILLLLDVGCKVKSCPILYKAEYFLVLAVLNSATNPIIYTLTNKEMRRAFIKILCCCKCPPADSGTKFKRPIIGGMEFSRSKSDNSSHPQKEDGDHPETIMSSGNVTSSS, from the coding sequence ATGAACTCCGGCACCACTGCCCCGCAGAAGGTCACCAGCAACCCCACCAACACTGATGTCAACTATGTCATCAAAGAGCATTATAATTATACGGGAAAGCTAAATGAGAGTGTGGACACTGGAATTAAAGTGACGTCGGTGGTTTTTATCATCATTTGCTGCTTTATAATCTTAGAGAACATTTTTGTCTTGCTTACCATCTGGAAAACCAAGAAGTTTCACAGACCCATGTACTATTTCATTGGGAACTTGGCTCTTTCAGACTTGCTGGCTGGTGTGGCTTACACTGCCAACCTCCTGCTATCTGGACACAAAACCTACAGTCTGACCCCCAACCAGTGGTTTGTAAGAGAAGGCACCATGTTTGTTGCCTTGTCAGCTTCTGTGTTCAGCTTGTTGGCCATTGCCATTGAGAGATACATCACCATGCTGAAGATGAAACTCCACAATGGCAGCAACAGCTTCCGCTCCTTCTTGCTGATCAGTGCGTGCTGGGTCATCTCTGCGATCCTAGGGGGACTCCCGATCATGGGCTGGAACTGCAAGAACCTCTTGTCCAACTGCTCCACCGTGCTGCCTCTCTACCACAAGCACTATATTCTCTTTTGCACAACCGTTTTCACTGGCCTTTTGTTATCTATTGTTGTCCTCTATTGCAGGATCTACTCCATGGTGAGGACTAGGAGCCGCAGGCTGACATTTCGGAAAAACATTACCAAAGCTACTAGGAGCTCAGAAAAGTCACTAGCCTTGCTCAAGACAGTGATCATAGTCCTGAGTGTCTTCATTGCCTGCTGGGCTCCTCTGTTCATCTTGCTTTTATTGGATGTGGGGTGCAAAGTGAAGTCCTGCCCAATCCTCTATAAAGCAGAGTATTTCTTAGTACTGGCCGTGCTCAATTCAGCCACGAACCCTATCATCTACACCTTGACAAACAAAGAGATGCGCAGGGCTTTCATCAagattttgtgctgctgcaaatgTCCCCCAGCAGATTCTGGGACCAAATTCAAACGGCCAATCATTGGGGGGATGGAGTTCAGCCGGAGTAAGTCTGACAACTCCTCACACCCACAGAAGGAGGACGGTGACCATCCTGAAACCATCATGTCTTCTGGCAATGTTACCTCATCTTCTTAG